One stretch of Ailuropoda melanoleuca isolate Jingjing chromosome 20, ASM200744v2, whole genome shotgun sequence DNA includes these proteins:
- the NRL gene encoding neural retina-specific leucine zipper protein yields the protein MALPPSPLAMEYVNDFDLMKFEVKREPSEGRSGPPIASLGSTPYSSVPPSPTFSEPGMVGATEGPRPGLEELYWLATLQQQLGAGEALGLSPEEAVELLQGQSPVTIEGPHSYCPGSSEETGAQHAQLAERFSDAALVSMSVRELNRQLRGCGRDEALRLKQRRRTLKNRGYAQACRSKRLQQRRGLEAERARLAAQLDALRAEVARLARERDLYKARCDRLAASGPGAGDHAHFFL from the exons ATGGCActgcctcccagccccctggCTATGGAATATGTCAATGACTTTGACTTGATGAAGTTTGAGGTAAAGCGGGAACCCTCTGAGGGGCGATCTGGCCCCCCAATAGCCTCACTGGGCTCCACTCCCTACAGCTCAGTGCCTCCTTCACCCACCTTCAGTGAGCCAGGCATGGTGGGGGCTACCGAGGGCCCCCGGCCAGGCCTGGAGGAGCTGTACTGGCTGGCCACGCTGCAGCagcagctgggagctggggaggcaCTGGGGCTGAGTCCCGAAGAGGCCGTGGAGCTGCTGCAGGGTCAGAGTCCAGTCACTATTGAGGGGCCCCACAGCTACTGCCCAGGGAGCTCGGAGGAGACGGGAGCCCAGCACGCCCAG CTGGCGGAGCGGTTTTCGGACGCGGCGCTGGTGTCGATGTCCGTGCGGGAGCTCAACCGGCAGCTGCGGGGCTGCGGGCGCGACGAGGCGCTGCGGCTGAAGCAGAGGCGCCGCACGCTGAAGAACCGCGGTTACGCGCAGGCCTGTCGCTCCAAGCGGCTGCAGCAGCGGCGCGGGCTAGAGGCCGAGCGCGCCCGCCTGGCCGCCCAGCTGGACGCGCTGCGGGCCGAGGTGGCCCGCCTGGCCAGGGAGCGCGACCTCTACAAGGCTCGCTGTGACCGGCTGGCCGCGAGCGGCCCCGGGGCCGGGGACCAcgcccacttcttcctctga